The nucleotide window ACCATCGATGGCGCGGATGAAGTCGATCCGCAACTGCGGCTCATCAAGGGCGGCGGTGGTGCGCTGCTGCGCGAGAAAATTATTGCCACGGCATCCAAGAGGATGGTCGTCGTGGCGGATTCGAGCAAACTTGTGCCGGCGCTGGGAAAGTTTCCGTTGCCGGTGGAAATCATCCCGTTCGCAAGGGCCGTAATCGAGAGAAATATCACCGCGCTGGGCGCGAGTTGCAAACTACGAAACCGCCCGGACGGAACGCCGTTTGTTACGGACGAAGGGCATCACATACTGGATTGCAGCTTCGGCAAGATCGCCGATCCGCCAGCGCTGGCGCGCGCTTTGAGCGAGATGCCCGGAGTGGTGGAGCACGGGCTGTTCATCGGGATTGCAAAGGCGGCAATTATTGGGAAAGGGAATTCGGTGGTTGAGATCGGTCAGAAGCGTGCCCGGCCTCCGGCATCTCGTCGAAGACCGACCCGTGTGAAGCGCGTCGTCAAGAAGAGAGTCGCAAAGCACTCCCGCCGATAGCATCGAGGAGAGAACTCGCAGCGTTCTATCCAGCCGCGCAGCGGCGGAACTGGGAAGCCCAGCACGGGAGTGCCAGGTAAGCATGTGTTCCGTTCGAGTCCCGCAAGGGACGGCATGTGACGCGGCCTCGGCCGCTTCATCAGCCTCCAACAATCTCCCGTAGCGCCCCCAGCATCCTCTCCACTTCTTCCATCGTGTTGTAGTGGACAAGCCCGATCCGCAAAAAGCCTCCGGTTTTTTCGACGTCCAGTTGTTCGGTCACGTTGAGCGCGTAGTAGTTTCCGTCCCAGGTAAAGAATCCGCCATCGCCCAACTTCGTGGCCAGTTGCAGTGGCGTGAAACCTTCTACGCGGACGACGAAAGTCGCGCAACGGTGGTCAAATCGGCGCGGATCGCTGATGCCATAAAGTTTCAGGCCGGGAATCGCAAGCAATCCCGCCATCATCCGTTCCAGCAATGCACGCTCGTGTCCATGAATCGCCTCGTGCGCGGCCAGAATGGCGGCTCGACGATTCGCGACACCCGGTTTCGCGCGCCGGCCAAGAGCTTCCCAGTAGTCGACGCAGGCTTTGATCGCGGCAATGCATTCGTGATTCAGCGTGCCCCACTCCCAGCAGTTCGGACTGCTGTCGGTGAGCGGGCGCACTTTGTACGGTTTCAACCGCGTCAGGTGCTCGCGCTTGCCATAGAGCACGCCCATGTGAGGACCAAAGAACTTGTAGGTCGAACAAGCCAGAAAATCGCAATCGAGTGCGCGTACGTCAATCGGTCCATGCGGGGCGTAGTGGACGGAGTCGATGTAGGTGAGCGCCCCGGCCTGCTTGGCGAGGCGGACAACCTCCGCGACATTGTTGATCGTTCCCACTGCGTTGGAGGCGTATCCAACGGCGACCAGGCGCGTGTGGCTATTAATCTTTCGCGCCAGATCGTGCATATCAAGCGTGCAATCGGCTGGGTTGAAGGCAACCGTGCGGATGGTGACGCCTTTTTCTTCCAGCGCCTTCCAGGGAGAGAAATTCGCATCATGATCGAGCAGCGTGAGCACGATTTCGTCTCCGGGTTCGAGTTCCCGGCCGAATGCACGTGACATCCCATAGGTCAGCGTGGTCATGTTCGGGCCAATGACGATTTCGTCCGCGTCGCAATTCAGGAAGTCGCCCATCGCCGCGCGCGCTTCGGCAATCATCCGATCGGTGTTGCGGCTGGTCGAATAAGCCCCGCCGGTGTTGGCGTTGTTGGCGGCCAGATATTCGGAAATAGCGTCGATCACGCGCTGCGGAACTTGCGTGCCGCCAGGGCCGTCAAAAAAAACGGCGGGATGCCCGTTGACGGTCTGCGCAAGCGAAGGGAATTGCGAACGAACCCAAGTCAGGTCGAGTGCGGTGGAGGTGGCGTGTTCGGCGGTTGGCATAAGAGCAGACATTGTAAATCCTGCGCAAAAAACCGGGGTGCAGATAGATGAGGCGAGCCTATCCCTGACACTGGCGTAAGATGGTGTCGCTTTTGAGGCCTGCTCTACGATGTTCTAGGTAAGAAGGAGACAATCCATGCCCGTCAAACAAGGAGATTTGGAACTCCTGCAAAACCCCATTGCCCAGGAACTGCTGCAATCGAACATTCCGGCACGGTTGGCCTACATTGCTTCCGACGGAACGCCTCGAGTGGTGCCCATCTGGTTCCACTGGAATGGGCGGGAATTCGTGATGGCCACTCCTCCCAAAGCACCCAAGCTGAAAGCACTCGCCAAGAATTCCAAGGTCGCTCTCACGATCGACGACAACACCTTTCCGCACAAAGTTCTGCTCGTGCGCGGTACAGCACGGCTGACAACGGTTGACGGAATCGTGCCCGAATACGCGGCTGCAGCCGAGCGCTACTTCGGGGTAGAACAGGGAAAAGCCTGGATCAAACAAGTGCAGACGATGATGTCCAGCATGGTGCAAGTGACCATCACCCCGGAGTGGGTCGGCTTGCTGGATTTTCAAACACGCTTTCCGAGTGCAATCAGCGCCTAGGCGACGCGTTCCGGCGGATCGGAGCGTTTCCCTTTGCCAGCATTGGTGGCGTTCAGTTGGATACGCGTGACGCGCGCGGTGTTGGTGGCTAGGTCGTCGGTGGTGTGCGCTCCGTCTCCGGCCATCACTGAGCCAGCCGCCAAGGCGAAGCGCAACGCGTCTGCCTGATCCTCAAAATAAAGAACAACTTGTCCCGACATAAGTACTTCTCCCTGGGGCGAGCTTCGCAGTGGCACACTTCCAGCCATGCAGCTGAAAAGATCGAATTTGACGAAGCCGGCAGAGACGAAGGGGCGGGCGCTACGTTGGCTCGATTGTCGAAGAACGGCGGTGTTGGTCAAAGTGCTTTTCTTGGTTCGCCCAGGATCGCGGAATCAAAAGCTGCCGTTGCCGTTTCCGTTGCGGATTTTGAACCATTCGTATCTCAGGCCAATCGACTGCATCGCGTTGCGGACTTTCATGAAGGTCTGCTGAATCCTGGCCATCATCATGCCGTTCTTGCGTTCCCTGCGGAAGTCCGAGCGATCTTCCGCGATGGCGCTATTGCGGCGCCGCATGGCTCGTTCGTAGTCGCCATCGGTTCCGTAGTAAGACCCGGTTGCTTCGTTGAGGGCGCGATCCTCTTTTCGTTTGACCAGGCGATTATTGTCGTCGAGGACGTCTGCCATCATTGTGTCGAATTCGTCGTACCACAATCGCATCGTCTCTTCGGTTTCGGCCGGAGTGTGGGTCTTCTTGAATTCCTGAATGGCGTGGACAATCTCGTCGGAATTGTCGACGCCCTCCAGAGAGATCGCCGGGATTGGACCTCGATGCGAAGTCAGGTTGTCGTCGTTGACAACGACTTTCGCTTTGGGCGTCCCGGCCTGCTTGTTCTTCTTTACGATGTCGCCGAGCGGCGTCGTTGCGGTGGAATTGTCGGTTTGACCGAATGCAACTAGCGACACCAAGAATATGAAGGCGAGCCCAACTGAGAGAAGGTACCGCCGCTGCTCATTCACAAGTCCCCCGCGTACTAGAAAGCGCATGCAGCACTCATTATCATGATGCTCGGGGGAGTGTTGCGAAAGATTACCTCTGTGACTCACTTCCGTGCTCAGGTGGAAGCAGAAAGTTGTTGACTGCAAGTAACTCCTGCTTGCGTAACGACCTATCGATCGCTCGTCTTAGTACGAAAATCCGTCCGGCTGACTTACTGCGCCGACGCGGACATAGTTATCGATGAATTCGCGTCCGGCAGCAAGAGCTTTGCGATTCACCTCCAGCATGGCCACTTTCTTGATCTTCGTTTTCAGAACGTCATCGGCGGTTTCGAGGAGCAAGCACTCGGTCTCTTCGAGCAGCGCTCCCAGCATCACGATGTTAGTGGCCTTGGTGTTGCCGAGCTTGTCCGCGATTTCTGAAGCAGGCAGGCAGACGATGCGGGCCTGTGGAAGCGGAAAGTCAGCGGGAAGCCGGTCGCGATTGTAGAGGATCAAGCCCCCAGGGGCGACCTGCGCAGCGAATTTCCGCAACGAGATTTCGTTCAAGGCAATCAGAACATCAGGATGCGAAATGACTGGCGACCCAATGCGTTCCTTCGACAGGCACACATGACAGTGCGCGCTGCCCGATCGCATTTCAGGGCCATAGGACGGTAGCCAACTTACTTCCAGTCGCTCTCTCATGCCCATCTCGGCGATCAACTGGCCGAGTAACAGGACACCTTGTCCACCGAATCCAGCGACCTTGACTTCAAACTCCTTAAAGTGATGGACATGAGGGCGAGGCGCGCTGGCCGCGTTGATGTCCTCCAACTTCGCGGTCTCGGCTGGCGTATTTATGGATTGGTCAGAAGCATCGTGCGCGTTGGCCGGGATGGACTGTATCGGAGCATCGGGTCCGACCGGCGCGTTGCTGATCTCCAGCACCTCGTACACGGGGCGTTGTGGGACGACAGCGTTCTCCACGGGTTCGTGCTTCTTGTCCTTGAATACATTCAAGGGGAAATTCGGAATCATGGTTTCCGCAACCCACTTGCGGGCTTCAACCGGATCCTTCGCCCAGATGGTGGGGCATGGAGAAAGGATCTCCACAAACGAGAAGCCAATGCCATCGCGCTGAATCTCGAGCGCCCGGTGAATCGCCTTGCGAGCTTTCATCACGTTCTTGTTGTCGGAGAGCGCCACCCGTTCGACATACACAGGAGCTTCGAGGCCGGAAATCAGTTCGGCCATGTGGAGCGGGAAGCCTTCATTCGAAGGACGCCGTCCCCAAGGGGATGTCGTGCTCCTCTGGCCGACCAGCGTCGTCGGCGCCATCTGGCCGCCTGTCATGCCATAGATCGCGTTGTTTACGAAGAAGACCGTGATCTTTTCGCCGCGGTTGGCGGCGTGAATGATTTCAGCGGTGCCAATGGCGGCGAGGTCTCCATCGCCCTGATAGGAAATGACGATCTTGTCGGGGTGCGTGCGCTTGATGCCGGTGGCTCCGGCAGGAGCGCGACCGTGGGCGACTTGCACGTTGCCCACATCGAAATAATAGTACGCAAAAACGGAACAGCCGACTGGACTGACGAAAATCGTTTTGTCCTGCAGTCCGAGATCGGCGAGAGCTTCGGCGATCAGCTTGTGAGCGACGCCGTGTCCGCAGCCGGGACAATAGTGGGTCTGGCCCTGGAGCTCGCCTTTGCGTTCGTATTTTTCGTAGAAGAGAGGAGACTTCGAGTGGCTGACCTGGTAGCCGGCCGCGAGGATTTCTGATTCTTTGACGTCGGGCTTCGTTTCCGCTGCCATATTCACTCCGCCCCGGGGGCTAAAGCCCCAGTTCTTTCTGCATCGAGCGGCACGGCTGAAGCCGTGCCCTCCCGTTTCTCTTGCCAATCTGCCATCGGCCGGCGGACAGGAGTCTCCGCCCTATATGTGCTACGCCAGCGCCAGTACGCGCTGCATGACTTGCGAATGTATTTCTTCTACGGACGGGACGTTGCCGCCGGTCCGTCCGTAAAACTCGACGGGCACCTTGCCGTTGACGGCGAGACGCACGTCTTCCACCATCTGCCCGTTACTCAATTCGACCACGAGAATCTTCTGAACTTTCTTGGCTGCCTCGGCGATGGCCTGGGTGGGGAAGGGCCACAGCGTGATCGGCCGCAACAAGCTGGCTTTCAAGCCTTCGCGCCGGGCCATCTCGACTGCGGAGCGCAGAATGCGTGACGTGATGCCGTAACCGACCAGCAGGATCTCGGCGTCGTCAGCTTCGAAGGTCTCGTACCGTACTTCGGTCTGAGATGCTCGAATGTATTTTGCTTCGAGTTTTCGAATATGTTCTTCGAGCGCGTCGGGCTCCAGGAAAATCGAGTTGATGAGATTCTTGCGCGTTTCCGGCGTTCCCTTCACAGCCCACGGGCGTTCTGGAATCTCTGGCTCGCGGAACTCCAGATCGAGCGGCTCCATCATCTGCCCGATGTAGCCATCGGCCATGACCACTGCTGGATTGCGATATTTGTCGGCCAGTTCGAAGGCCAGCACGGTAAGGTCGGCCATCTCCTGAACGGAAGCGGGGGCGAGCACGAGGTTGCGATAGCAACCGTGTCCGCCCCCTTTGACCATGGCAAAATAGTCACTCTGTTCGGGAGCAATGTTGCCGAGCCCCGGTCCTCCACGGACGATGTCGACGATCACGCACGGCAGTTCGGCGCCTGCAAGATAGGACATTCCTTCCTGCATCAAACTAAGGCCGGGACCGGAGGAGGCGGTCATGACGCGAGCGCCGGCCCCAGCCGCGCCGTACACCATGTTGATGGCGGCGACTTCACTCTCCGCCTGCAAGAACGTTCCGCCGACTTGCGGCATGTAGAGCGCGGCCGCTTCGGCAATCTCGCTGGCTGGAGTAATGGGATATCCGTAGTAGGAGCGGCATCCGGCAAGGATGGCGCCCTTGACGATGGCGACGTTGCCTTTACAAAGCTGCCGCATGTAAGCCCCCATGCATTTCTACTTCGGCGACCGGCTTGGCTGCCGGCACTAGCCGGTAGACCGTGATCGCACCTGGCTCGGGACAGCAATAGAAGCAGATCCCGCAGCCGGTGCAGTTTTCGCCCGTGTAACGCGCGGGATGTACTCCGTAGGTATTCAAATCCGGGCGCAGTTCCAGGCATTTCGGAGGACAGGATTCAACACACAGTCCGCAACCCTTGCACTCTTCCGTGCCGATCAGAATGTTGCCTCGTGCTTGTCCAGCCATACTCACCTCGTTGCTGACATCGATTGCGGACGCTGCAACCACTTGGTCTGTTCGCAATAGGTGTAAAGTTCTTCCCGAAAATTAGGATGAGAGATATCGATCAGAGCTTTGGCGCGCTCCCGAATCGACTTGCCATGCAGGTACGCGACGCCAAACTCGGTGACGACGTAACGCACCAGGCCGCGCGAAGTGACCACTCCGGCGCCTGGGCTGAGCATGGGGACGATTCGCGAAATGGTCCCACTCTTGGCGGTGGAAGAAAGCGCAATGATCGCCTTGCCACCCTTGGAACGTGAAGCGCCGCGCAGAAAGTCGACTTGTCCGCCAATCCCGCTGTAGAACTGGTTGCCGATCGAGTCGGAACAGACTTGTCCGGTCAAATCCACCTGCAGGCAGGAATTGATGGCCACCATGCGGTCGTTGCGCGCGATGAAGTTAGGGTCATTCACGTACGCGGTGGGATGGAATTCGAACATCGAGTTGTTGTGTACGTAATCGAACATCTTCCTCGTGCCCAGAATGAACCCGACGATAATCTTGCGAGGCTTGAAATTCTTGCGCGCGCCGGTGATAACTCCCGCATCGATCAGAGGAATCGCTCCGTCGGAAACCAGTTCACTGTGGATCCCCAGATCTTTGCGATCCATCAGGAAGGGCAGAACTGCATCCGGAATTCCGCCGATGCCGGTTTGCAAAACGCACCCGTCGTCAATCAGCCCGGCAACATTGCGGGCGATGGCGGTATGCATCTCGGTAATGCGAACTCGCTTGATCTCGCACAGGGGCCGCGATTGCACGACTACCATGTCAATGTCGTTCACATGAATGAAGCTGTCACCATTGGTGCGCGGCATCTGATCATTCACCTGCGCGACCACAAAACGAGCTACTTTGGCCGCGGTCAAGGTGGTGTCGACGCCGATTCCGAAGCTGCAAAAACCATGCGCGTCCGGTGGCGAGACCTGTACCAGCGCGACGTCGATCGGCATCGCGCCGCTCTCAAACAGTTCCTCGATTTCGCTGAGATAAATCGGAGTGTAGTCCGCGCGCCCATCATTGATGGCGTCGCGCACGTTGCCGCCGATGAATACGGCGTTGTGGCGGAAGTGCCCAGCCATTTCCGGCGCCACGTAGGGTGCGGTGCCCATGGTCATCATGTGCACGATCTCAACATCTTCGACATCCGGGCCGCGGTGCATCAGTGCTTCGACCAGCGTCTCCGGTTCGGCGCAGCCCGGCTGAATGTAGACTCGCATCCCAGACTCGACGCAACGCAGTGCCTCTTCGGCGGTACGGATTTTGTTCTGATAATTGATCTCAAACGACATTCGATCCTCTTTCACTTTCTTATTCAGACTTTCTAACGTTAATCCTAGTGCGTGCTCACCGGACTCGGAATCTCATGTGCCGCCAGAGCGCGCTCATATCCGATCGCCGCGTAGTAAATTGCGCGATCAAAAAACTGATCGAGCATTTGTAACATCTCCAGTTCCCCGAAGACATCTACCGTGCTCTCCGGCAAAGCTGCCTTTTTCAGGAACGTATACAGGTTTTCCTTGGTCAGGACGATCACCCAGACCAACTCACTGATCGGAACACCCTGGTGAACCCGGCGAGTGCCAATTTGTTCGTAGCGTTGCTCGATGTCGTAGCGTCCTTTGCCGAGGAGCCAGTCGCCCAGGTGGCGGTAAATTTCACTGACGCGGGATTTCAGCTCTTCAGGCGCAACATGCCGGTAAGAACGGGTCAGTTCGGAGTTTTGCACTTGCTCCAGGAGTCCGGCGGCGAGTTCGTCGGAGTGGGTCTCGATCAGACGGACGAGTCGATAAGCTAACATCATGACCGCGCCTCCCTTGACGCTTCATCGTCAGTTTCGGCTTGAATAACAAGGGTAGCGGTGACCGGCAGCACATCGATCAGTGATGATTATCACTCACGCAAGTAGTTGTAAAATGTGTAAGATCCGCCACTCTTTGGTGGCTACCGACCAACCGTCCGGATGGGTTGGATGGGCATTCAGGGACGTCGCCGCTCTTGGCGAGAGCTCCCTCGCGGGAACATAATTGGAAGTCCCAGGAGAAAGTATGAAAGCCCTCTCGCGATGCTGTCTGGCCTTGGTGATGGCACCCATGATGTGGGGTCAAACGACGCCCACCGTCGCCGCGCCAGTCGACAAGACGCTGGAAATAACGCCCTCCCAGAGTTGGACCGACTCCGGTATCGATCTGCATCTCGGCGATCTGGTTGAGATTTCCGCGAGTTCACTCGGAACAGGGAACAATCTTTGTGATCCGCAGGGATTGGCCGACCTGGCAAATGCGGGCAAACTGCCGCTTGAGTCTGCGCTGCCGGGAGCGTTGCTGGCGAAACTGCAGGAGAAATCGGACACTCTCCTGTTTGTCGGCGCCGCAAGAAATTTGAAGGTCACCGAGGCTGGACGACTCTTCTTGGGATCGAATCTCGGCGCGGCGGCAGGATGTACCGGAAAGTACTCCGTCAAGATTCATGTATCGCCGGGTGCAGCGAATGAGGCCGGATCGATCAAATCCAAACTGGCGAGCGCGGCGCAGATTTTTATGAGTGGGCAATTCGGCGGCGCAAAGACGACGACGGCCGACAATCAGGGAATGGCGTCGGACGCAAATTTGTCGTCCGGTTCGGCGGAGACTACAAAAGCCGCAGCCGCGCCCTCCGCAACGCTGGCTGTTTCTCGGGGGCTCTTGGATGATGCGCTCAGCAAAGACTTGCAAGCGCTGCCGCGGCGAGTCAATGACGAATTCCAGCACCTCGGCGACATGGTGAACTTCATCCTGATTGGCTCGGAGAAGCAGGTACAGGATGCTCTTGCCGCCGCCAACTGGCACGTTGCGGATACTTCGACTCCTGGTGCGGTCGCGAAGGCGATCCTGATGGCCACACAAAAAGAGGACTATCTGCAGATGCCGATGAGCCAGCTTTATCTTTTCGGGCGCGTCCAGGATTTCGGATATGAACAAGCCGAGCCGTACGCAATGGTTGCGAGCCGCCATCATTTCCGTATATGGAAGTCGACGGCCACGTACAAAGGCTTGCCGGTATGGGCAGGGGCGGGAACACACGATATCGGCTTTGAAAAAGATCAGCGCAACGGAAAAGTTACGCACAAGATCGATCCGCTCGTGGATGGAGAGCGCGACCACATCGGCGACTCATTACAGAGAGCAGGCCAGATTCGGGTCATGCATTACTTCACTCCAACGGATGCAGTCCAGGACGCCCGCAATGCCACGGGCGGCGGCTACCAGTCGGACGGCCAGGTGCTGGTGATGTTTCTGCAGTAGCCGCTGCGAGGTACCCCGGAGGATGTATGTCAATTCGCCGCGACCCGATCGCATGGTTAGGCTTGGCGCGCGAGGCAGTCTTTTTCGCTATTGCAGCCGGTGGCGGCATCACCGTGTGGATGCGCAGACGAAGTGCCCGCCAATGGCCCGCGACCTTTGGCAAGGTCGAGTCGGCCTCAAATTATCAGCATGACAGCACGTGGCTGACCGACATTTCCTATTCCTATACAGTCGCTGCGGAGTATTACTCCGGACAATTCCAATTGCGGGACAGGAGCGAGAAAAAATCTGACGCGCAGGTTCTTCGCTGGAAGGGACAAAATATCTCAATTCGTTATTCGCCAACCCGCCCCGAAATCTCCGTGGTGCGAATTGAAGATCAGGCCGCATGGCACGGCGAAGAATATCGAGGCCATTGATTACGACGCTGTGGGGATTGAGACTGATTTCTCTCTTCGATGCCTACTGCACTTTCGCGTACTCCGCCTTCGCTTGCAGCAGCAGTGGAACGTCAGGGTCGGCGTCTTTCCACATCGTGAAAAAATTCTGATAGGCAATGCGGGCTTTGGGGAAATCTCCTTGTTTCTGGTAGAGGCGTCCTAATTCCACTTGTGCCAGGGCGGTGATCATGTCCGGCCCGCGCGCGATCCTCAGGTTGAGAACCTGCTGAAAATCCTGTTCTGCCTCGGAGTAGCGCTTCGCTTGCGCATAAGCGACGCCTCGGGTGTATAGCGTTCCCGGACTGGCTCGCATATAGACCAAGGCAGTGTTGAGTTGGTCGATTGCCTTGTCGGGATTGGCCCTCCCCGCTTTGCCCGGCCAGAGATAGGCACTGCCACGGATGGTGGGAACGGCGACATTTTGCGCGATCGTATCGTTCGGCCGGTCGCGCTGAATATCATCGGCGATGCCGAGCACTCGTTGATCCTGCCGGGCCAGCGCTAGTGCCAAAGCCGCGTTCCACCGGACGTTCAACGTTTGCGACAGACGCAAGGCGGCGTTGGAACTGTTCACCGCCTCGGTCTGATTGCCCACGACCGATTCAAACGCTGCCAGTTGTGATTCCAGATCGGCGCGGCCGGTGAGGTGGAGCCGATCGAGCATGTCTTGCGCTTTGCGCGTCAACGCACGAGCCTGGCGCACCTGGCCGCGAGCGGTCGCTACTGCCGCCCGAAACTGAATGGTGATGAGTTCGCCATCCGGAGTCTCCGCACCAAGCTGGAGATCTTTTTCCATCTCGGCGTCTTTCCCTTCGGCCCAATCGATGGTGGCCAGCGTGTTGTAAAGGGAAGCTCCGCCCAGTTTCCGCTGCAGCGCGCTATTGATAGTGGCGCGGGCCTCTTCGACGCGGTTGAGCCCAACATAGGCCTGCACCATGTTGGAATATCCGACGATCATGTCGGGATCGACTTCGACCGCGCGGCGCGCATGCTCCAGCGCCTTATCGAACTGTCCCAGCGTGTTGTAGATACTGGCCAGGTTGTTCCAGGGAACTCCGTCGCGGGGATAGGTCTGGCTATAAATCTCGAGAGCAGTGATGCCCTTCTCCAGTTGTCCGCTGTCGCTGTAGTAGTGCGACGTGATGTAGAGCTTCTCGCGTTCGCTGGCGCGATCCCGGAGTTCAAACGCCTTTTGCCGGTTGGCTTCGGACAATTGTGTTTGCTGCAGGTTGTTGTACACCGCTCCCAGGCGTGCGTAGGCCATCGCAAACATCGGGTCAAGTTCCGTGGCGCGCTGGTAGTGGGGCACGGCTCCAATTTCGTCGCCCATCGCGTGCTTGTTATCTCCCATGCTCAGAGACTTCAGAGCATCGAGCGAGGAGGTTGTCGCTTGCGAGAGTGGGATATCGTATTTCTGCACTGAAGCGAGTGACTCACCTAACTGTCCGCGCAGTTCGCTGGCCGCTTTGTGCAGCACATTCAGAACATCTTCTTTGCGGTTGGCCTGCACTTGCTGGCGAGCCAACGTCTCGCCGGTACTGACGTGGACGGCCTCCAAAGTAATCGCGTAGTCATTGCCCAGGCTGGCAATGGATCCGGTGAGCAGAGCTTTGATGCCATCGCGCAGGCAGATTTCGCGGCCTATGTCGGTGGTGATGCGATCGTCTGGATTGCGCCCCATGAATTGTAGGGTCTGGCGAGCCTTTTGCTCGGGGAACACATTGAGATACGGCGATTGTCCCAAGTCGACGGCGAG belongs to Acidobacteriota bacterium and includes:
- the rpiA gene encoding ribose-5-phosphate isomerase RpiA, which produces MANQNEKELAGRAAAKLVVDGTIVGLGTGSTAYFAVVALGERVKDGLKIIGIPTSVATGELARAVGIPLSTLDQHPEIDITIDGADEVDPQLRLIKGGGGALLREKIIATASKRMVVVADSSKLVPALGKFPLPVEIIPFARAVIERNITALGASCKLRNRPDGTPFVTDEGHHILDCSFGKIADPPALARALSEMPGVVEHGLFIGIAKAAIIGKGNSVVEIGQKRARPPASRRRPTRVKRVVKKRVAKHSRR
- a CDS encoding cysteine desulfurase-like protein — its product is MPTAEHATSTALDLTWVRSQFPSLAQTVNGHPAVFFDGPGGTQVPQRVIDAISEYLAANNANTGGAYSTSRNTDRMIAEARAAMGDFLNCDADEIVIGPNMTTLTYGMSRAFGRELEPGDEIVLTLLDHDANFSPWKALEEKGVTIRTVAFNPADCTLDMHDLARKINSHTRLVAVGYASNAVGTINNVAEVVRLAKQAGALTYIDSVHYAPHGPIDVRALDCDFLACSTYKFFGPHMGVLYGKREHLTRLKPYKVRPLTDSSPNCWEWGTLNHECIAAIKACVDYWEALGRRAKPGVANRRAAILAAHEAIHGHERALLERMMAGLLAIPGLKLYGISDPRRFDHRCATFVVRVEGFTPLQLATKLGDGGFFTWDGNYYALNVTEQLDVEKTGGFLRIGLVHYNTMEEVERMLGALREIVGG
- a CDS encoding pyridoxamine 5'-phosphate oxidase family protein, encoding MPVKQGDLELLQNPIAQELLQSNIPARLAYIASDGTPRVVPIWFHWNGREFVMATPPKAPKLKALAKNSKVALTIDDNTFPHKVLLVRGTARLTTVDGIVPEYAAAAERYFGVEQGKAWIKQVQTMMSSMVQVTITPEWVGLLDFQTRFPSAISA
- a CDS encoding 2-oxoacid:acceptor oxidoreductase family protein: MAAETKPDVKESEILAAGYQVSHSKSPLFYEKYERKGELQGQTHYCPGCGHGVAHKLIAEALADLGLQDKTIFVSPVGCSVFAYYYFDVGNVQVAHGRAPAGATGIKRTHPDKIVISYQGDGDLAAIGTAEIIHAANRGEKITVFFVNNAIYGMTGGQMAPTTLVGQRSTTSPWGRRPSNEGFPLHMAELISGLEAPVYVERVALSDNKNVMKARKAIHRALEIQRDGIGFSFVEILSPCPTIWAKDPVEARKWVAETMIPNFPLNVFKDKKHEPVENAVVPQRPVYEVLEISNAPVGPDAPIQSIPANAHDASDQSINTPAETAKLEDINAASAPRPHVHHFKEFEVKVAGFGGQGVLLLGQLIAEMGMRERLEVSWLPSYGPEMRSGSAHCHVCLSKERIGSPVISHPDVLIALNEISLRKFAAQVAPGGLILYNRDRLPADFPLPQARIVCLPASEIADKLGNTKATNIVMLGALLEETECLLLETADDVLKTKIKKVAMLEVNRKALAAGREFIDNYVRVGAVSQPDGFSY
- a CDS encoding 3-methyl-2-oxobutanoate dehydrogenase subunit VorB, which codes for MGAYMRQLCKGNVAIVKGAILAGCRSYYGYPITPASEIAEAAALYMPQVGGTFLQAESEVAAINMVYGAAGAGARVMTASSGPGLSLMQEGMSYLAGAELPCVIVDIVRGGPGLGNIAPEQSDYFAMVKGGGHGCYRNLVLAPASVQEMADLTVLAFELADKYRNPAVVMADGYIGQMMEPLDLEFREPEIPERPWAVKGTPETRKNLINSIFLEPDALEEHIRKLEAKYIRASQTEVRYETFEADDAEILLVGYGITSRILRSAVEMARREGLKASLLRPITLWPFPTQAIAEAAKKVQKILVVELSNGQMVEDVRLAVNGKVPVEFYGRTGGNVPSVEEIHSQVMQRVLALA
- a CDS encoding 4Fe-4S dicluster domain-containing protein, with protein sequence MAGQARGNILIGTEECKGCGLCVESCPPKCLELRPDLNTYGVHPARYTGENCTGCGICFYCCPEPGAITVYRLVPAAKPVAEVEMHGGLHAAAL
- a CDS encoding acetyl-CoA hydrolase/transferase family protein codes for the protein MSFEINYQNKIRTAEEALRCVESGMRVYIQPGCAEPETLVEALMHRGPDVEDVEIVHMMTMGTAPYVAPEMAGHFRHNAVFIGGNVRDAINDGRADYTPIYLSEIEELFESGAMPIDVALVQVSPPDAHGFCSFGIGVDTTLTAAKVARFVVAQVNDQMPRTNGDSFIHVNDIDMVVVQSRPLCEIKRVRITEMHTAIARNVAGLIDDGCVLQTGIGGIPDAVLPFLMDRKDLGIHSELVSDGAIPLIDAGVITGARKNFKPRKIIVGFILGTRKMFDYVHNNSMFEFHPTAYVNDPNFIARNDRMVAINSCLQVDLTGQVCSDSIGNQFYSGIGGQVDFLRGASRSKGGKAIIALSSTAKSGTISRIVPMLSPGAGVVTSRGLVRYVVTEFGVAYLHGKSIRERAKALIDISHPNFREELYTYCEQTKWLQRPQSMSATR
- a CDS encoding LssY C-terminal domain-containing protein — encoded protein: MKALSRCCLALVMAPMMWGQTTPTVAAPVDKTLEITPSQSWTDSGIDLHLGDLVEISASSLGTGNNLCDPQGLADLANAGKLPLESALPGALLAKLQEKSDTLLFVGAARNLKVTEAGRLFLGSNLGAAAGCTGKYSVKIHVSPGAANEAGSIKSKLASAAQIFMSGQFGGAKTTTADNQGMASDANLSSGSAETTKAAAAPSATLAVSRGLLDDALSKDLQALPRRVNDEFQHLGDMVNFILIGSEKQVQDALAAANWHVADTSTPGAVAKAILMATQKEDYLQMPMSQLYLFGRVQDFGYEQAEPYAMVASRHHFRIWKSTATYKGLPVWAGAGTHDIGFEKDQRNGKVTHKIDPLVDGERDHIGDSLQRAGQIRVMHYFTPTDAVQDARNATGGGYQSDGQVLVMFLQ
- a CDS encoding DUF3592 domain-containing protein, with the translated sequence MSIRRDPIAWLGLAREAVFFAIAAGGGITVWMRRRSARQWPATFGKVESASNYQHDSTWLTDISYSYTVAAEYYSGQFQLRDRSEKKSDAQVLRWKGQNISIRYSPTRPEISVVRIEDQAAWHGEEYRGH